In Citrus sinensis cultivar Valencia sweet orange chromosome 4, DVS_A1.0, whole genome shotgun sequence, one DNA window encodes the following:
- the LOC102618069 gene encoding lysM domain receptor-like kinase 3, with amino-acid sequence MDSFPCNEHINTCNALLYHINQGLPVERIASFYSVNPSQIKPIFRGNQKDYLITVPCSCKDVNSTRGYFYDTSYKVQPNDTFVNVSAMIYSGQAWKVGGEENYFIAGVAVPIHLLCGCVETGTQVVVTYTVQQQDTLSIIATLLSAEISGIESMNKMVAQNPGYIDVCWVLFVPMELNGLPTAEKSGKTHKWVTVIALLSAVALFSVITLIIILLRRKRPEEKITEDAKHVSKAMSITTRAFSSQGQCKENTEDVTVLESERTIIFSLEEIEEATNNFDESRIIGRGGFGNVYFGLLGDREAAIKKMRSNKSKEFFAELKVLCKIHHINVVELFGYASGDDHLCLVYKYVRNGSLSDHLHDPLLKGHQPLTWTARTQIALDAAKGIEYIHDHTKARYVHRDIKTSNILLDDGLRAKVADFGLVKLEERTNEKEMLATRLVGTPGYLPPESVMELQVTTKTDVFAFGVVLAELITGKRALIRDDSEPTKMKSLITIVNEVFRDEDPESALEEIIDGNLGSSYPLENVYKMAAVAEWCLNEDAVDRPEMRDIVAILSQIMITSTEWEASLGGDSQVFSGLFNGR; translated from the exons ATGGACTCTTTTCCTTGCAATGAACACATCAATACATGTAATGCCTTATTGTATCACATCAACCAGGGGCTCCCAGTAGAGCGAATTGCTTCTTTTTACTCTGTGAACCCATCGCAAATCAAACCAATTTTCCGTGGCAATCAAAAAGACTACCTGATAACAGTACCATGTTCTTGCAAAGATGTCAACAGCACTAGAGGTTATTTCTATGATACATCCTATAAAGTTCAGCCAAATGACACATTTGTGAATGTTTCAGCTATGATTTATAGCGGACAAGCGTGGAAAGTTGGAGGAGAAGAAAACTATTTCATTGCAGGAGTTGCAGTTCCGATTCACCTTTTATGTGGATGCGTGGAAACTGGCACTCAAGTTGTGGTAACATACACAGTTCAGCAGCAAGACACATTGTCAATTATTGCCACTCTGCTTTCTGCTGAAATCAGTGGCATTGAAAGCATGAACAAGATGGTGGCTCAGAACCCAGGTTACATAGATGTTTGTTGGGTTTTGTTTGTGCCGATGGAGCTAAATGGCCTTCCTACGGCAGAGAAATCTG GAAAGACACATAAGTGGGTCACAGTCATCGCTTTATTATCAGCTGTGGCACTATTTTCAGTGATTACCTTAATAATTATTCTCCTCAGGAGAAAGAGACCCGAAGAAAAGATCACTGAAGATGCAAAACACGTATCCAAAGCAATGAGCATTACCACTAGAGCATTTTCCTCACAGGGCCAGTGCAAAGAAAATACAGAAG ATGTGACAGTTCTTGAGTCAGAGAGGACAATAATTTTTAGTCTTGAGGAGATTGAAGAGGCTACAAATAACTTTGATGAATCTAGGATTATTGGACGGGGAGGGTTTGGAAACGTGTACTTTGGACTGTTGGGAGATAGA GAGGCTGCAATAAAGAAGATGAGATCTAACAAGTCCAAAGAGTTCTTTGCAGAGCTCAAGGTCTTGTGCAAGATTCATCACATAAATGTG GTGGAGCTATTTGGGTATGCTAGTGGAGACGACCATCTCTGCTTAGTTTATAAGTACGTTCGAAATGGATCACTCAGCGATCATCTTCATGATCCGCTGCTGAAAGGTCACCAGCCTCTAACTTGGACAGCAAGAACTCAGATTGCCCTCGACGCTGCGAAGGGAATTGAGTACATTCACGATCACACGAAAGCTCGATACGTGCATCGTGACATCAAGACAAGCAACATTCTACTCGATGATGGACTACGTGCTAAG GTTGCGGATTTTGGGTTGGTGAAGCTTGAGGAACGAACCaacgaaaaagaaatgttAGCAACGCGATTAGTAGGAACGCCAGGCTATCTCCCTCCAGa ATCCGTGATGGAGCTCCAGGTGACCACTAAAACCGATGTCTTTGCATTCGGGGTAGTGCTAGCGGAGCTAATAACAGGCAAACGTGCACTTATTCGCGATGACAGTGAGCCAACCAAAATGAAATCGCTTATAACAATT GTTAATGAAGTCTTCAGAGATGAAGATCCAGAGAGTGCGTTAGAAGAAATCATAGATGGCAATCTTGGAAGCAGCTATCCTTTGGAGAATGTGTACAAG ATGGCGGCAGTAGCAGAGTGGTGTTTGAATGAAGATGCAGTTGACAGACCAGAAATGAGAGACATTGTTGCCATACTATCTCAAATCATGATAACCTCCACAGAGTGGGAAGCGTCGCTAGGAGGGGATAGCCAAGTTTTTAGTGGCTTATTCAATGGAAGAtag